Below is a window of Phocoena sinus isolate mPhoSin1 chromosome 2, mPhoSin1.pri, whole genome shotgun sequence DNA.
tggaggaAGGGGTGGAGGGAATGGGAGGGGCCTTCTGACCAAGAGCACACCTACTTGGAAGGGGGGCTGTCAGGGGGAGCACTGCCTAAGGACACCACTGAGGAGTGGCCCCATAGGGATACGGGAGGGAATGGGGACGGGGGCACCAAAATGCAGCCAGTGGTAGGAAGCTGGGCCCCAGACTCTCATAGGCTTGGTCAGAGCAGGAGGGGTCTGTGATGTGCTGTGACCCACTGTCCAGAGGACCTgtccctccctgggccccagagAGCCCAAATGTATAGAGAGAAGACTGGCTGGGGGGCTTGTGAGTGAGGCATGACACCCACCTTCACTCTTTCTCACCCAGGAATACATGCTTGTCCTTGCATTTTCTTTGCACCCCATTAGGGCAAATGCCCCAACTTTGTAAGTGCTCAGCAATGCTCATCACCCACACCCCAAACTCCACATCAGCACCTCGCCGCCTCAGGCCCCCTCTCTACCCCGATATGGAGTCTGGACCAGGGCAGACTGCCAGGATGGGGAGGGGACAAGAAAGTTTCTGTGGAGACACAACCTGAGGCCTGGCGGACTGTTAAGGCAGGGGGACTACAGAGAGGGCCCTCTGGCCTCAGTGCCAGATGTCCTGAAGTAGGGACAGGCAACGACAGACACCACTTGACACCATCACCAAAGCCTCGGCTGAAGAAGAGTGATCCCGATGGTACCCCACCGTGAGGCACTACAGCCACTCCCAGAGCAAGGTCCAGCTACCTGACGTGAGGCCGAAGATGCCCCCGGACACAAAAAAGCACATCGGAGAACACCGTGCACAAGATTATTTTGGTAGGGAGAAGCAAACCACAAAATGACGCTCCGACTACAGGCAATTTCTGTGTGTGTAAATATCTGGAGGACTGGGGAATTACAGTTTAAAAGTGTTCCGGGAGGGAGGGTGGGaccccctgtcccctccccctcccctccccctccccccccaggtTTGGGGTACGAGGTGCTGGATGAGTGCAAGTGCTGCTGAGGCAGGAAAGTCGGGGATGGGAAGCGAGCTCAGGGAAAGGTCAGGAGCGTGGCTTGGGAGGAGTTAAGGGTTGAAGAGCCCCCAGGTGCAGAAGCCCAGCATGCAGTCAGGTATTTGGGGCTTGAGCTCGGAAGAGGGGAGCGGGGCGGGACAGACACAGGGGGAGATGACCTCAGACAGGCACAACGGAGGATGAGGGGGGAACCTGGGAGGCTGCTGCGCCAGGAAGGCCAAGTTTTCCTGGGGACAGAGCAGTTGGCATGTTCAGAGACTTACAAAGGAGGCTGTGCAGGCGCTCATTGATGCTGGGGGTGAAGAGGGATGCGGGCGTCCACAGAGCCTACCCTGGAaggccagccccctccccaagcaCGAGCTCTTTCCAGAAGCCCGGGAatccctcagcccctggctgtGACCACTCACACAGCCCACACACCTGTCACTCGCTCACACAGCTCCGGTGGCTACTGGGGCTGCCCCATGCTCACCCAGCTGGCGGCGTACACAGTCTCGCCACTGAAGGCCCAGCAGGTCAGGGTAGATGTCGGGCAGCTGGCGCAGCGCCAGCAGCTTCAGCATGCGCGACGTGCAGCCGTGCAGGGCGCGCTCCCGCAGGGCCCGCTCCTCCGACAGCGTGGTGGGCCGCAGCTCCACGCGATGCTCCTGCAGCACGTGGTCCACGGAAGCAGGTGGCAGCCGCGGGAAGAGCCGCTCCTTCACCAGGTGGATGGGCACGAAGATGGCCCCGGCCCGTACCACGTGGGGGAAGGGGCACTGCTGCGTGCACACGAAGCTCTGCAGCTGGGACAGCAGCTTGCTCAGCAGCCCCTGCACACCCTGGCAGTCCTGCCACGCCGCCCGGCCCCAAGGCCCAGACGTCTCAAGCCACTCGCGCAGCTTTTCCGGCGGGGAgtgggccactgagcctgagatGGCGTCACACAGGGAGGCATGCAGTCCTGCAAAGTGTTGCTCTGGGGAGTCTGCTGTGGCAGAAGTAGACGCTGGAGCGGGGCCTACAActggagccggagccggagccggagccggagccggagccggagccggtGCAGGCGATGGAGCCGGAGCAGGGGCCGAGGCGGGGGAGGTCATGGCTACGGCTGGAGGGCTGGGCAGCGCCAGGTTGAAGCAGGCACGGGCAAGGGCTGGGTGAGAATCTGTAGTCCAGCGGGCACAGGTGTGGGGGTGGGTGCAGGCTGAGCAGGGCTGAGGTGGGCACAGCTGGGACCACGGCTGGAACCACAGTTGCAGGCAAGGGTGCTGGCCGGAGGATCTTGAATTTTTCGGAACATGAAGGCTACAGAGCTGTGGAAGTTGGTCCTTGGGGTCGCCTCTGTGGTCACTGGCACCCCAGGCAGGCCTGGTGCCTCTGTGACTACCTTTTTCAGGACTTGCCGATCTGAGACTGTGTCCCCACGCCTGGCACGTCGGAGACTGTGTTTCCCACACACTGGCACATCCACAGCTGCGGTGGGCTTGGCATGCCCTGCGGGATGAGGGACCTTGGTAGGGGGGGCCTCTGCCGTGGTCTTCTTCACACTCAAGTCCAGTGCCACCTCCTCCTAAGTGAGGCGTGCACACTCGAGGGGGCTTCCCGGCCAGGCAGAGATCCCCTGCAGTCTTTGTCATGGCTCTCACTGGGGGCTGGGGCCGGGTCTGGCTCAGCTGTGGCCTCAGGTGCCTGCACGTCCAGGTAGTCACGGTAGGGGGCCAGGCTGAAGACGTTGTCGATAATGGGCATGGGTGGGGAGCTGGGTGGCAGCGTGCCCTCGTTCTGCGGAAGAGACTGGCGTTCCTGGGCACAGGGCGGGAGTGCCGGTGGGGTGCGTGGAACTGGACTATCTCCAATGACGATGGGTGCCCCAGGGTGCTCATCgaggtggggctggagctgcTCTCTCCTGCAGCTGGGCAGGCCACATCTTCTCCTCAGCTTcctgcactggcttctcttgcagGCCTTGCAGGCTCTAAGCATGGCTGGCTGGCAGGCAGAGGCTGGCCTGCCCGCTGGAAGGCCCCGGGCTGTGGCACAGCCTGCACACTGTTCTGGGAAGGTGGTGTCCCTCCGAGCCCTGGGGATGCTCCATAGAGAGAGAGGTCATCCCGGGCGTAAGGAAAGCCCAGCGTCTGGGGGGCAAAGTCCACTGGGCAGCGTGAGGCAAGAGGTGGCTCCAGCTTGAGGCCTGGCGAGGGTgctgggaggggggcagaggggtAGGAATATGCATCCAACCCCACTGGGGGCATATAGGGTGTCTGAGCTGCCTGCTGCCTCAGGTAGGGGCTACTTAGCCCACCAGCTGGGTACCCGGCCCCcttgtgggctccagaggctGCGGTGGAAGCATTGAGCCATAGCTGCCCTGCTTCTCTGGGTGGCGACAGGCTGGAGGGCAAGGGAGGGCCTGTGCGGGATGGGGCAGCGGATAGTGGGTGGGCACTGCATCCTGGCAGGCTGGTCCCAGAGGTTGGGCCAGCTGCGTCCAAGGACTGGGGGGTCCCTCGGACAATGCCTGCTTGGGGTCCCCAGAGTAAGGACCTGTATACTTGGAGGCCAGGAAGCCCGTGCTGTGGATGGTCCGATACTTCTCCAAGAATGCCTGGCACGGGGAGAAGCTCACCGAGGAGTCTTTGCCAGATGTCCCAGCTGGCACCCCACGCAGGAAGGTACCATCCAGGGGACTGGCccttgccaggagctgggggcagagAACAAGATGGGTCGGCGGCGGGTAACAGGGGTCCAGTCACCAGCGTCCAATCAACATCCAGGGGCCTCTTTGctgccccttcccccaggcaGGTTGAGAGCCCGTAACACAGAGGGTTGCGGTAGACAGGTTTGGGTGCCGCCAGTGGTGGGCCTGGGTAGGAGTGAGCCTGAGGACCGAAGGGTAGGAGCTCAACCGGGCCAGAGTCCTGTACTTTCTCGGAGCTTTCTGTGGGTGGGCGGTAGAGCAGGCAGCTGGTCAGAAGGTTGTCTGCCCGAAGTGGGGGTCCTGCCATGCTGGTGGGGTACAAGGGTGGGTATGGGGTCCAGGATGCCAACCGCCTCAGACCCTGTCTTCGGAGGACCCCCCATGGGGCAGGAGAAGTAGGCACCTTTGTAGCTGCAGGGGTCCTGGTTACCAGCAGAGGGGGGCAGGCTGTGCCCGGGCCCAGAGTCTGCCTCTAGGCGGGGCAAGCTTGCCATACATCACAGGCCCCAGGGTCCCCAGTGGCCGCTTCTCCGCCATCACTGTGAAGGCTTCAAGCCCTCCAGGGCCCCAGCTACTCAACTGCTGacctgggagagagagggagaggcaggggctgTCAGAAAAACAGGTTACAGGCAAGCAACAGAAGGCTGTTGCTCTTACTGGCTCATTGCCATGCCCAAGAACTTGGCacttagtaaatgctcaataaagactgtacggatgaatgaatgagggcaTGAGCCAACTTCATTCTGTAAAAGCTGCAGAACCCTCTGTTTAGTGAATTCTTGTACAGCAGCCCTAACGTTACCCCCGCCCCCACTCCAGGAGCCCCTTCTGTTCAGCTTTCCTCCACATGACTCCCAAGACCCCTTCCACAATTTCCCACACCTCcacccatttacagatgaggagacccaTTCATCCCAAAGTCACTGATGAAGGACATGGGAGGAGAGGCGCAGGCTTCCTACCTCTCACTACGAGCTCTTATTCCAAGATGCCATAGTGATCTCTAGATGCCTACAGCAGCCAAGACGTGGAATCAGGCACTGTCTACAAATTCAGATTTCTGTGATACTCTAGATCTCACTTTCTTGACCGGCCAGTCTCATCGAAAATagcagagccaggcctggaacCCGGGTCCCCTAGGCCCAGGAGGACAGATACTGGGCTTAGTTTTTAGAGGGCAGTACCCCTAGCACAACCCTTTGTATAAGCCCCACCCCGCACCCTagacccaccccagacccaccccCAGGAGGAGAGCAAAGGCTGTCCAGCAGATGGTGCTGTGGCGCCAACAGGAAGCTCCcaaaagaggaggggaggagaaccTGTGCCCATCCCAGCCCCCAAACTGCAGCTATTCCAAGAACATGGGGGCAGCACAGGACCATGGAGCAGGTGGGGAGGCGAGAGGATGTGAATACACAGGGAAGGAGCTTCCAGGGGTCACAAAGTGCTAGTTGGCAACGACCCCCATTGTATTGATGGAAAAACTGAGTACCAGAGAAAGACTAAGGTCCTCAAGCAAGGCCAAGCGAGGACTGGGACCtataggctcagagaggtcaagtgtgGCTTTCCTCAAGGCAGCAGGCACCCAATGGCACAGGAGGGGGTCATCTGAGGCCAGTCTACTTAGGACCACATTGACCTGCTTCTACCTCCCCCAGTGCCCTGTTCCCCGAAACCCTCAGGTGTCTTAGAAAGGATGAATCAGCTCAATCTTGCTATCATTAGGCCATGGGACAGGTGTCACAAGTTTCTATCACCAAGCCAAGATCAGCCCCCCCTCTCAGTCTTCTCCCTTCCGGCTGGTGGCCAACGAAACCCAGACGCTCAGAGTTAGACCAGCACATTCTGGGGACAGAAAAAGCCGAGGGTAATATGGGGGCCAATGCCTACTCTCATCCCAGCCTAAGTGCACCAAGGAAGCCAGACACGACTCAGAAAGAAAGCTGTCTCATCTCCGGGCCAGAATCCAACACCTCTGGCCAGCCTGGAGAAGTTGATGCTCCAAGAAGACAGGAAGGAGCACCACAGCAACAATACCGATAGCAGCGCCCTATGACAGGGCCCTGCACCCCAAGGGGAAAGCCCCCACCCTGCTGCACAGCAACTTTGCAAGAAGGGGTTGTATGGTTTGGGGAGTGCTGAGCCCCCCCTGCCCTTGGGGGGCTCTGGGTTAATAAGTGCTGGCTCTAGTCTCACCTCCCCCACACACTCCTTGGGGCCTTCTCCATACCCACCCCCGGCCCCAAGAGCCCTTCTCTCCTAGGCTCTGCCCATTGCATGCCCTTGACCCTGGAGACGTAGCCCAATAAAGGTGAGGCCACTTGGGACCCCCAAGAGTCtttgggggagagatgggggcTCCAGGGAGCCAGCAGAGGACTGTGAAAGGTATGGGGGTAACATTACCTCCGGCTCTTAGGAGATGGGGAGAGCCCAATATTTTACACACTCCACTCTAAACGGTAGCCAAAATGTAGGTGCCTCCTTCCCCCACACACACGCAGTAAGAGGCAAGCAATTGTTCGGAGAAGGGCGGGACCCCAGGGGGCAGGGTCACATCACCCTTTGGGCCACCGAGCTGCTTGCTGGCTGAGGTTGCGGCTGGGCTGGGAGGACCAACCTCAAGCAGCGCCCAGAAGAGCCCACCACCGCTGTGCCATCCCTGCCCTACGCAGCAGGGGGAGCAAACAGCTCCGTGGCTCAATTCCCTCTTCCAACGCCTAAGGGGTCTCCGGATGGACGCAGGGCAAGACCAGGAAGAAGAGAGCGATCCTGCCCAGCTGTGGCCAGCGCTTGGACTCTGAGAGGGCTGAATCGGCTCCCCTTCCCGTGTTCTCACACCTCCCCCAGCTGAGGCTCTGGGCCCTGCCCACGCTACAACCGCATCTAGGGGCAGCCCAGGCTCCCGTGGTGGGGGAAGGGTCGCGGGATCCGCTCCACCCACTTTCCCCTACCTGCTTGGCCCATAACTCCGGTGCCTGGGGCCCTCAGCCGACCTAGCTTTGGGGCTGCCGCCACACCGACCCCGGCGGCTTCCGG
It encodes the following:
- the C2H15orf39 gene encoding LOW QUALITY PROTEIN: uncharacterized protein C15orf39 homolog (The sequence of the model RefSeq protein was modified relative to this genomic sequence to represent the inferred CDS: inserted 6 bases in 6 codons; deleted 10 bases in 8 codons), yielding MAEKRPLGTLGPVMYGKLPRLEADSGPGHSLPPSAGNQDPCSYKGAYFSCPMGGPPKTGSERLASWTPYPPLYPTSMAGPPLRADNLLTSCLLYRPPTESSEKVQDSGPVELLPFGPQAHSYPGPPLAAPKPVYRNPLCYGLSTCLGEGAAKRPLDVDWTLVTGPLLPAADPSCSLPPAPGKGQSLDGTFLRGVPAGTSGKDSSVSFSPCQAFLEKYRTIHSTGFLASKYTGPYSGDPKQALSEGPPSPWTQLAQPLGPACQDAVPTHYPLPHPAQALPCPPACRHPEKQGSYGSMLPPQPXGAHKGAGYPAGGLSSPYLRQQAAQTPYMPPVGLDAYSYPSAPLPAPSPGLKLEPPLASRCPVDFAPQTLGFPYARDDLSLYGASPGLGGTPPSQNSVQAVPQPGAFQRAGQPLPASQPCLEPARPAREASAGSRRRCGLPSCRREQLQPHLDEHPGAPIVIGDSPVPRTPPALPPCAQERQSLPQNEGTLPPSSPPMPIIDNVFSLAPYRDYLDVQAPEATAEPDPAPAPSESHDKDCRGSLPGREAPSSVHASLXEEVALDLSVKKTTAEAPPTKVPHPAGHAKPTAAVDVPVCGKHSLRRARRGDTVSDRQVLKKVVTEAPGLPGVPVTTEATPRTNFHSSVAFMFRKFKILRPAPLPATVVPAVVPAVPTSPAQPAPTPTPVPAGLQILTQPLPVXCFNLALPSPPAVAMTSPASAPAPAPSPAPAPAPAPAPAPAPAPVVGPAPASTSATADSPEQHFAGLHASLCDAISGSVAHSPPEKLREWLETSGPWGRAAWQDCQGVQGLLSKLLSQLQSFVCTQQCPFPHVVRAGAIFVPIHLVKERLFPRLPPASVDHVLQEHRVELRPTTLSEERALRERALHGCTSRMLKLLALRQLPDIYPDLLGLQWRDCVRRQLGDFDTEXGSVPSSEPTVAKXEPESLDLAWKLSAPKAKKPGRKPPTPGLEKAEATAGGGSXGASPTPAAGASLPGPSMRARFRSLLESAWLNGLALPTWGHKASGPDRTAPRPQLLGSQSHQL